From Thermodesulfobacteriota bacterium, one genomic window encodes:
- a CDS encoding TerB family tellurite resistance protein — protein sequence MLDLFKSIFDKTGNREIQKGSIDQQQKLKIATCVTLLEAVTADDILSDHEFHKIIELLKSKYEMTDTQVNELIETSKKEREDSADLWYFTNLINENLTIDEKYDLMEMIWEAVYSDGTLDKYENYIAHKLRNLLNLDHTKFIDIKLKVKEGKLL from the coding sequence ATGCTTGATCTTTTTAAAAGCATTTTCGATAAAACCGGTAATAGAGAAATTCAGAAAGGATCAATCGACCAGCAACAGAAATTGAAGATCGCCACCTGCGTCACCCTACTCGAAGCTGTCACAGCAGATGACATACTTTCCGATCACGAATTTCACAAGATAATCGAATTACTTAAATCAAAATATGAAATGACCGACACCCAAGTAAATGAATTGATAGAAACGTCTAAAAAAGAGCGCGAAGACTCTGCAGATCTCTGGTATTTCACTAATCTTATAAATGAAAATCTTACAATTGATGAAAAATATGATTTAATGGAAATGATATGGGAGGCGGTTTACTCAGATGGTACGCTTGATAAGTATGAGAATTACATTGCACATAAATTGAGAAATCTCTTAAATCTTGATCATACTAAATTCATCGACATCAAATTAAAGGTTAAGGAAGGAAAGTTATTATAA